A single window of Cottoperca gobio chromosome 9, fCotGob3.1, whole genome shotgun sequence DNA harbors:
- the LOC115013316 gene encoding prosalusin-like: MLAILSVLFLYLYSPVCGVFQKLYCSMSDSCECDFKPNIRDLEWDLYKNVYGQHLAQEIVSEEVARFLQNKIPERPLVLSFHGSSGTGKTLVSSK; the protein is encoded by the exons ATGTTGGCCATCCTGTCTGTGctgtttttatatctttatagTCCGGTCTGTGGCGTGTTTCAGAAACTTTACTGCAGCATGTCAGACAGCTGTGAATGCGACTTTAAGCCAAATATCAGAG ACCTGGAGTGGGACCTTTACAAGAATGTTTACGGACAACATCTGGCTCAGGAAATCGTGTCAGAGGAGGTGGCGAGGTTCCTTCAGAATAAAATCCCTGAGCGGCCCTTGGTGCTGTCTTTCCATGGCTCCTCTGGGACAGGAAAGACGCTGGTcagctccaaataa